A single region of the Changchengzhania lutea genome encodes:
- the guaB gene encoding IMP dehydrogenase: MNSHQDKIVGEGLTYDDVLLVPAFSEVLPREVSIQTKFTRNITINVPIVSAAMDTVTESKMAIAMAQEGGIGVLHKNMSIEAQALKVRRVKRAESGMIIDPVTLPLTAKVKHAKRYMAEYGIGGIPIVDDHGTLKGIVTNRDLRFEHENKRPITEVMTSENLVTAAVGTSLHDAEKILQEHKIEKLLIVDDDFKLSGLITFRDITKLSQKPNANKDQFGRLRVAAAIGVTADAVERAEALVNAGVDAVVIDTAHGHTKGVVSVLKEIKGKFPKLDVIVGNIATGAAAKYLVEAGADAVKVGIGPGSICTTRVVAGVGFPQFSAVLDVASAIKGTGVPVIADGGIRYTGDIPKAIAAGADTVMLGSLLAGTKESPGETIIYEGRKFKSYRGMGSVEAMKEGSKDRYFQDVEDDIKKLVPEGIVGRVPYKGDLYESIHQFIGGLRAGMGYCGAKDIEMLKETGQFVKITASGINESHPHDVTITKESPNYSR, translated from the coding sequence ATGAATTCACATCAAGATAAAATAGTCGGAGAAGGTTTAACCTATGATGACGTTCTTTTAGTTCCTGCCTTTTCAGAAGTGCTTCCTCGGGAAGTTAGTATTCAAACAAAATTCACGCGTAACATAACCATTAATGTGCCCATTGTTTCTGCGGCCATGGATACGGTTACAGAAAGCAAAATGGCTATTGCCATGGCGCAAGAGGGTGGTATAGGCGTGTTACATAAAAACATGTCTATCGAAGCTCAAGCGCTAAAGGTGAGACGTGTAAAACGTGCAGAAAGTGGGATGATTATCGATCCTGTGACCTTGCCATTAACAGCAAAAGTTAAGCATGCCAAACGTTATATGGCAGAATATGGCATTGGAGGTATTCCTATTGTTGATGACCATGGGACTTTAAAGGGTATCGTAACCAATCGTGATTTACGTTTTGAGCATGAAAACAAAAGACCCATTACCGAAGTTATGACCAGTGAAAATTTGGTTACCGCTGCAGTTGGCACCTCTTTGCATGATGCTGAAAAAATTCTTCAGGAACATAAAATCGAAAAATTATTAATTGTTGATGATGATTTTAAGTTATCAGGATTAATCACATTTAGAGATATCACAAAACTTAGTCAAAAACCAAATGCCAATAAAGACCAGTTTGGTCGATTACGGGTAGCTGCTGCCATAGGCGTTACAGCTGATGCAGTAGAAAGAGCAGAAGCTTTAGTTAACGCTGGTGTAGATGCAGTGGTTATTGATACCGCACATGGCCACACTAAAGGAGTGGTATCTGTATTAAAGGAAATAAAGGGAAAGTTCCCAAAACTTGATGTAATTGTTGGTAATATCGCAACAGGAGCAGCTGCGAAATATTTAGTCGAAGCGGGTGCCGATGCCGTTAAAGTGGGGATTGGTCCAGGTTCTATTTGTACAACACGAGTTGTTGCAGGCGTTGGTTTTCCACAATTCTCAGCCGTTTTAGACGTGGCTAGTGCCATTAAAGGTACTGGAGTTCCAGTTATCGCAGATGGTGGTATCCGTTACACAGGTGATATCCCCAAAGCTATAGCGGCAGGAGCAGATACCGTGATGCTAGGATCATTATTGGCAGGAACCAAGGAATCTCCTGGGGAAACTATTATTTATGAAGGGCGTAAATTTAAATCCTATCGAGGCATGGGTTCAGTAGAAGCCATGAAAGAAGGCAGTAAAGACCGTTATTTTCAAGACGTCGAAGACGATATAAAAAAACTGGTTCCAGAAGGTATTGTAGGGCGTGTGCCTTATAAAGGTGATTTATATGAAAGCATTCACCAATTTATTGGTGGTTTACGCGCAGGTATGGGTTATTGTGGTGCAAAAGATATTGAAATGTTAAAAGAAACAGGTCAGTTTGTGAAAATTACCGCTAGCGGAATTAATGAAAGCCATCCGCATGACGTGACTATTACTAAAGAGTCCCCTAATTATTCTAGGTAA
- a CDS encoding FMN-binding protein: MNYKLASLFFLALMMLSFGLPKNIQKKVDKEIRNVFSIEDFNLTNIILESETNKELPSKFGKDNLFKIESNEALLGYAYISKAVSKTAQFDYLVILDKNLIVLKTKVLIYREEYGGEIGSKRWLKQFIGKTQNDILKYGDNIVGISGATISVRSMTNAMNNLLQSLKILHTKNIL, translated from the coding sequence ATGAATTATAAATTGGCTTCTTTATTTTTTTTGGCTTTAATGATGCTCTCCTTTGGTCTTCCTAAGAATATTCAAAAGAAAGTAGATAAAGAAATAAGAAACGTATTTAGCATTGAAGATTTCAATTTAACGAACATCATTTTAGAGTCAGAAACCAACAAAGAACTTCCTTCAAAATTTGGAAAAGATAACTTATTCAAAATAGAGTCCAACGAGGCGCTTTTGGGGTATGCCTATATATCTAAAGCTGTAAGTAAAACAGCTCAGTTTGATTATTTGGTAATATTAGATAAAAACCTGATTGTGCTAAAAACCAAAGTACTCATATATCGAGAAGAATATGGAGGTGAGATAGGAAGTAAACGTTGGCTCAAGCAGTTTATAGGAAAAACCCAGAACGATATATTAAAATATGGTGATAATATTGTTGGTATTTCAGGAGCCACTATTTCGGTGCGATCTATGACCAATGCTATGAATAATTTATTACAATCTTTAAAAATACTTCACACCAAAAACATTTTGTAA
- a CDS encoding hydroxymethylglutaryl-CoA lyase has translation MPKPLKIIECPRDAMQGIKAFIPTEKKVQYIQSLLRVGFDSIDFGSFVSPKAIPQMVDTAEVLAQLDLSKTNSKLLAIVANQRGAQDACQYKEIDYLGYPFSISENFQMRNTHKTIAQSVVTLSEILEIANKVNKEVVVYISMGFGNPYGDPWNVEIVGQWTERLSNMGVKILSLSDTIGSSDPESIGYLFSSLIPSYSNIEFGAHLHTTPSTWFEKVDAAYKAGCNRFDGAIQGFGGCPMAKDELTGNMPTEKLLSYFTSKKNNTLNALSFESAYNEATKIFSIYH, from the coding sequence ATGCCAAAACCATTAAAAATTATTGAGTGCCCTAGAGATGCTATGCAAGGCATTAAGGCCTTTATACCTACCGAAAAAAAGGTTCAGTATATCCAATCGTTGCTTCGTGTGGGTTTTGATAGTATCGATTTTGGTAGCTTTGTGTCGCCTAAAGCCATTCCTCAAATGGTAGACACTGCTGAGGTTTTGGCACAATTGGATCTGTCAAAAACCAATAGTAAATTATTAGCTATTGTAGCCAATCAAAGAGGTGCTCAAGATGCTTGTCAATATAAAGAAATTGATTATTTAGGCTATCCGTTTTCTATTTCCGAAAACTTTCAAATGCGAAATACGCATAAAACCATTGCACAGTCTGTAGTGACACTTTCTGAAATTTTAGAAATTGCTAACAAGGTGAATAAGGAAGTTGTGGTTTATATTTCTATGGGATTTGGAAACCCCTACGGTGACCCGTGGAATGTTGAGATAGTAGGGCAATGGACCGAACGCTTGAGCAATATGGGCGTAAAGATACTATCCTTAAGTGATACCATAGGAAGTTCAGATCCAGAAAGTATTGGGTACCTGTTCTCCAGTCTAATACCGTCATATTCCAATATTGAATTTGGAGCACATTTACATACCACACCTAGCACTTGGTTCGAAAAGGTTGATGCTGCATACAAAGCAGGCTGCAATCGTTTTGATGGTGCCATTCAAGGCTTTGGTGGTTGCCCCATGGCTAAGGATGAACTAACAGGCAATATGCCTACAGAAAAATTACTGTCCTATTTTACTTCCAAAAAAAATAATACCCTCAATGCCCTTAGTTTTGAGAGTGCATATAATGAGGCGACAAAAATATTTAGTATATATCATTAA
- a CDS encoding T9SS-dependent choice-of-anchor J family protein, with the protein MKNFITKTYVFLMPILLLVSFQISGQNTLDTSCGTITTEQSLEYFKHIKSQIKVHEQNFMTLATAKSSSKREVINSIPVKAHIIRTSNGTGGFNNSDLDAAIAHMNSIYADAYMEFFLCDGINYIHDDAYYSFNKSTEGDLTETHNVNGLINIYFTNHITNNSDTSICGYTNNEARNDFIVIKNDCAKNNSTLAHEMGHFFSLMHTHGPDDIELTTERVDGSNCDTDGDGICDTPADPLLTHTTVNNFCQYTGDKTDANGDTYAPDTNNIMSYSRKGCRNQFTPQQLARIYAFYQTAKSYLACPSFNANFSADISQTCEESLTVNFTNNCSDITQWQWDIDSDGIIDYNIQNPAHTYSTGNYDVTLTASNKSKTITKTFSNFIKVGVQTDFLNEEFENIAMIGESGWTANDLSGNGYNWLLKKGETNSENTGPLLKNPENKVNTYIYAEATGVKPNDVTELISPCIYVAHQNSAIEFAYHMFGNGVGELHVDIKTDYGYIYNDVIEPLYGSQQNNQSDGFFTQDIDLSSYANQTISIRFRAVRGVNWDGDIALDNIFVKIISVPISDDPVKVYPNPIKGDVVYVKTNSFQELSTTYNISNLEGQIFASGTLSGTNQPINISLLSSGMYLLTIKNKETSITKKIIK; encoded by the coding sequence ATGAAAAATTTTATCACAAAAACCTATGTCTTCTTGATGCCTATACTCCTATTGGTATCCTTTCAAATTTCTGGACAAAATACATTAGATACATCTTGCGGAACAATAACGACTGAGCAATCTCTCGAATATTTTAAGCACATAAAATCGCAAATAAAAGTTCACGAACAAAATTTCATGACACTAGCAACTGCAAAGTCAAGTTCAAAACGTGAGGTTATAAATTCCATTCCTGTAAAGGCACATATTATTAGGACGTCGAATGGAACTGGCGGATTTAATAATTCAGATTTAGATGCTGCCATAGCTCACATGAATAGTATTTATGCCGATGCTTATATGGAATTTTTTCTATGTGATGGCATTAACTATATTCACGATGACGCCTATTATAGTTTTAACAAATCTACTGAAGGTGATTTAACAGAAACCCATAATGTGAATGGATTGATAAATATTTATTTCACCAATCACATTACCAACAATTCAGACACCAGTATTTGTGGTTATACAAATAACGAAGCTAGAAATGACTTTATAGTAATAAAAAATGATTGTGCCAAAAACAACTCGACGCTGGCTCATGAAATGGGACATTTCTTCTCACTAATGCATACACACGGTCCTGACGATATTGAATTGACTACAGAACGCGTTGATGGCAGTAATTGTGACACCGATGGTGACGGTATTTGTGATACACCTGCAGACCCATTGCTAACTCATACTACAGTAAACAATTTTTGTCAATATACAGGAGATAAAACTGATGCCAATGGAGATACATATGCCCCAGATACCAATAACATCATGTCGTATTCTAGAAAAGGTTGCAGAAATCAGTTTACACCACAGCAATTGGCGCGTATATATGCTTTTTATCAAACAGCAAAAAGCTATTTAGCTTGCCCTTCATTTAATGCTAATTTTAGTGCAGATATTTCACAAACTTGTGAAGAATCACTAACCGTAAATTTTACGAATAACTGCTCGGATATTACACAATGGCAATGGGATATTGATAGCGACGGCATTATAGATTACAATATTCAAAACCCAGCACACACATATTCTACAGGTAATTATGATGTAACACTCACTGCATCCAATAAATCAAAAACCATTACCAAAACATTCTCTAATTTTATTAAAGTAGGCGTCCAAACCGATTTTTTAAATGAGGAATTTGAAAATATTGCTATGATTGGTGAAAGTGGGTGGACAGCAAATGATCTGTCGGGAAACGGCTATAATTGGTTACTAAAAAAAGGCGAAACAAATTCAGAAAATACAGGTCCTCTTTTGAAAAACCCTGAAAATAAAGTCAATACTTATATTTATGCTGAAGCTACTGGAGTAAAACCAAATGACGTAACAGAACTCATTTCCCCTTGCATATATGTAGCCCATCAAAACTCTGCCATCGAATTTGCATATCACATGTTTGGAAATGGTGTCGGCGAATTACACGTAGATATAAAAACAGATTACGGTTATATTTACAATGATGTTATTGAGCCATTATATGGAAGTCAACAAAATAATCAAAGTGATGGTTTTTTTACCCAGGATATTGATTTATCATCCTATGCAAACCAAACTATCTCTATTCGTTTTAGAGCTGTAAGAGGTGTTAATTGGGATGGAGATATAGCCCTTGACAACATTTTTGTTAAAATCATTTCAGTTCCTATTTCCGATGATCCTGTTAAAGTGTACCCAAACCCCATAAAAGGGGATGTTGTCTATGTGAAAACAAATAGTTTCCAAGAGTTATCTACTACCTACAATATTTCCAATTTAGAAGGACAAATATTTGCATCAGGTACTTTATCAGGTACAAATCAGCCTATTAATATTAGTTTACTATCTTCCGGAATGTATTTGTTGACTATCAAAAACAAGGAAACTTCTATTACAAAAAAGATAATAAAATAG
- a CDS encoding quinone-dependent dihydroorotate dehydrogenase: protein MYKTLLRPLFFCFDPEKIHHVTFSLIKFSSKIPGFTSLLRSLFVIEDKRLERQLFGLSFKNPVGLAAGFDKNAVLYNELANFGFGFIEIGTVTPKGQSGNPKKRLFRLKDDKGIINRMGFNNEGLEAAIHQLKKNKGKLIIGGNIGKNTNTKPEHYTEDYLTCFRALHPYVDYFVLNVSCPNVGSHAKLNDKDYLEELIGAVKKANNLFKIQKPILLKIAPDLNNNQLDEIVELVATTKLDGVIASNTSVDRRGLKASDEQLASIGNGGLSGQPIKDKSTQVIKYLAEKSKKAFPIIGVGGIHSAEDAIEKLDAGADLIQIYTGFIYEGPSLIKRINKAILFKT from the coding sequence ATGTACAAAACCTTACTCCGTCCTTTATTTTTTTGTTTCGATCCTGAAAAAATTCATCACGTCACCTTTTCTTTAATTAAATTCTCATCGAAGATCCCTGGTTTCACGTCGCTTTTAAGAAGTCTTTTTGTGATTGAAGACAAAAGATTGGAGCGCCAGTTATTCGGTCTAAGCTTCAAAAATCCTGTAGGATTAGCGGCAGGATTTGATAAAAATGCGGTGTTGTACAATGAACTGGCTAATTTCGGATTTGGTTTTATAGAAATAGGAACCGTTACGCCTAAAGGACAATCAGGCAATCCAAAGAAAAGACTGTTTAGGCTTAAAGATGATAAAGGGATTATTAATCGTATGGGCTTTAATAATGAAGGATTGGAAGCCGCCATACATCAACTTAAAAAGAATAAAGGTAAATTAATCATAGGTGGAAATATTGGAAAAAACACGAATACAAAGCCAGAGCATTACACCGAAGATTACCTCACTTGTTTTAGAGCGCTGCACCCTTATGTGGATTATTTTGTGCTCAATGTAAGTTGCCCCAATGTAGGGAGTCATGCTAAATTAAATGACAAGGATTATTTAGAAGAATTAATTGGAGCGGTAAAAAAAGCAAATAATTTGTTTAAAATTCAAAAGCCAATTTTACTAAAAATAGCACCAGATTTAAACAATAACCAATTAGATGAAATTGTGGAACTTGTTGCGACCACCAAACTTGACGGTGTGATAGCTAGCAATACATCGGTTGACAGAAGGGGATTGAAGGCATCAGACGAACAACTGGCTTCCATTGGAAATGGTGGATTAAGCGGACAGCCTATTAAAGATAAGAGCACTCAGGTTATAAAATACCTTGCCGAAAAAAGTAAAAAGGCATTCCCCATTATTGGGGTTGGCGGCATTCACTCAGCAGAGGACGCTATAGAAAAGCTTGATGCTGGTGCCGATTTAATTCAAATTTACACAGGGTTTATTTATGAGGGACCGAGCTTAATCAAACGCATTAACAAAGCCATTCTTTTTAAAACCTGA
- the pepT gene encoding peptidase T, whose translation MISKEHIIKRFVNYVTIDTESDPNSDTTPSTMKQWDLANKLVEELKGIGMTDVTIDDNAYIMATLPSNVAHEVPTIGFVSHFDTSPDFTGKNVKPQIIENYDGNDILLNEEKNIVLSPSYFDDLLLYKGQTLITTDGTTLLGADDKAGICEIVSAMEYLLQHPEIKHGKIRVGFTPDEEIGRGAHKFDVEKFGADWAYTMDGSQVGELEYENFNAAGAVVKVEGKIVHPGYAKGKMVNSMYIAQEFINSLPRLETPEHTQDYEGFFHLSSIEGKVEETVLHYIIRDHDMGHFEARKEVMEKLTNELNAQYGREVIQITITDQYFNMKEKVEPVMHIVDIAEEAMKQLGIRPLIKPIRGGTDGSQLSYMGLPCPNIFAGGHNFHGRYEYVPVESMIKATEVICKIAELTAIAKN comes from the coding sequence ATGATTTCAAAAGAACACATTATAAAACGCTTTGTTAATTACGTTACTATTGATACCGAATCTGACCCTAATTCTGATACCACGCCTAGCACCATGAAACAATGGGATTTGGCAAACAAATTAGTAGAGGAATTAAAAGGCATTGGTATGACCGATGTGACCATTGATGATAATGCATATATTATGGCCACGCTACCAAGTAATGTAGCGCATGAAGTTCCTACTATTGGTTTTGTGTCGCATTTTGATACGTCGCCAGATTTTACAGGAAAAAATGTAAAACCACAGATTATTGAAAATTATGATGGTAATGATATTCTGTTAAACGAAGAAAAAAATATTGTGCTATCGCCCAGTTATTTTGATGATTTATTGCTGTACAAAGGGCAAACCTTAATCACTACCGATGGCACCACGCTATTAGGCGCTGATGATAAAGCGGGTATTTGCGAAATTGTTAGTGCTATGGAATATCTACTTCAGCATCCAGAGATTAAACACGGAAAGATTCGTGTTGGATTTACCCCCGATGAAGAAATAGGCAGAGGCGCCCATAAATTCGATGTGGAAAAATTTGGTGCAGATTGGGCCTATACCATGGATGGGAGTCAAGTTGGCGAATTAGAATATGAAAATTTTAATGCCGCAGGAGCTGTCGTAAAAGTAGAAGGCAAAATAGTGCATCCTGGATATGCCAAGGGAAAAATGGTAAATTCTATGTATATCGCTCAGGAATTTATAAACTCCCTCCCACGCTTAGAAACTCCAGAACATACGCAAGATTACGAAGGCTTTTTTCACTTAAGTTCTATTGAAGGTAAGGTAGAAGAAACCGTATTACACTATATTATTAGAGACCATGATATGGGGCATTTTGAAGCACGTAAAGAGGTGATGGAAAAGCTAACGAACGAATTAAACGCTCAATATGGTAGAGAAGTGATTCAAATCACTATTACAGACCAGTATTTCAATATGAAAGAAAAAGTAGAACCCGTCATGCATATTGTTGACATTGCCGAAGAGGCGATGAAACAACTAGGTATTAGACCCTTAATTAAACCTATAAGAGGTGGAACGGATGGTTCTCAATTAAGTTATATGGGATTACCCTGCCCTAATATTTTTGCAGGTGGCCATAACTTTCATGGGCGTTACGAATATGTACCTGTAGAGAGCATGATAAAGGCTACTGAGGTTATTTGTAAGATTGCGGAACTGACTGCTATTGCTAAGAATTAG
- a CDS encoding YdeI/OmpD-associated family protein yields MKKIHSVEEYIEDHAHFSDALVLLRDIINATELSESIKWNSPVYTLNDKNVLGLGAFKNHFGIWFFNGVFLKDEHNLLMNTQEEKTKALRQMRFESIKAIDKNVVLAYIKEAIENQKLGKEIKPDRKTKTVTIPELLKTAINTNSSLKKSFAALSPYKQREYCEYIATAKRDATKLTRLEKIKPLILQGLGLNDKYKNC; encoded by the coding sequence ATGAAAAAAATCCATTCCGTTGAAGAATACATAGAAGATCACGCTCATTTTTCTGATGCTTTAGTTCTTCTACGAGATATTATTAATGCAACTGAATTGTCTGAAAGCATAAAATGGAACAGCCCCGTTTATACCCTAAATGATAAAAATGTTTTAGGTTTAGGGGCTTTTAAAAATCACTTTGGTATTTGGTTTTTTAATGGCGTGTTTTTAAAAGATGAACACAACCTGTTAATGAACACTCAAGAAGAAAAGACAAAAGCCTTGCGCCAGATGCGGTTTGAATCTATTAAAGCTATTGATAAAAACGTGGTTTTAGCTTATATAAAAGAAGCTATTGAAAATCAAAAACTAGGTAAGGAAATTAAACCTGACCGTAAAACCAAAACGGTTACTATTCCAGAATTATTGAAAACCGCTATAAATACAAACAGCTCATTAAAAAAAAGCTTTGCTGCCTTATCACCATATAAGCAACGTGAGTATTGTGAATACATTGCTACTGCAAAACGAGACGCTACAAAACTAACACGCTTAGAAAAAATAAAACCCTTGATACTTCAAGGGCTTGGATTAAACGATAAATATAAGAACTGTTAA
- the ahr gene encoding NADPH-dependent aldehyde reductase Ahr, giving the protein MKVNAYAASELGGKLENFQYELPETGNEQVDIKVHYCGVCHSDLSMLNNEWGMTQYPFVPGHEIVGEVSAVGSEVKSLKVGDKVGMGWYSASCMHCNQCVDGKQHLCGDAEGTIIGRHGGFADVVRGHWSWTTLLPEGLDMAKAGPLFCGGITVFNPIVLSGVQPTDKVGVIGIGGLGHLALKFLKAWGCEVIAFSSNPDKKDQILKMGAHQVINSRDPKELEGIAGSLNFILNTTNVSLDWNSYLTALAPQGKLHTVGAVLEPMEIPAFSLISAEKSVGGSPLGSIALTRKMLEFCVRHDIYPTVEEFKMDEVNEALAHLEEGKARFRVVLKA; this is encoded by the coding sequence ATGAAAGTAAATGCATATGCAGCCTCAGAGCTAGGAGGTAAGCTAGAAAATTTTCAATATGAATTACCGGAAACAGGAAATGAGCAAGTAGATATTAAAGTTCATTATTGTGGTGTGTGCCATTCAGATTTAAGCATGCTAAATAATGAGTGGGGCATGACGCAATATCCCTTTGTGCCAGGTCATGAAATTGTTGGTGAAGTTTCGGCGGTAGGCAGCGAAGTAAAAAGTTTAAAAGTTGGTGATAAAGTAGGCATGGGCTGGTACTCGGCATCCTGTATGCATTGCAACCAATGTGTTGATGGGAAACAGCATTTATGCGGCGACGCAGAAGGCACTATTATTGGACGACACGGTGGTTTTGCAGATGTGGTTAGAGGTCATTGGTCTTGGACAACTCTCTTACCAGAGGGGCTAGACATGGCAAAGGCTGGACCTTTATTTTGTGGAGGCATTACGGTTTTTAACCCCATTGTATTATCAGGAGTTCAACCTACAGATAAAGTGGGCGTTATTGGCATAGGTGGTTTAGGCCATTTGGCACTTAAGTTTTTAAAAGCTTGGGGATGTGAGGTCATCGCTTTTAGTTCTAACCCAGATAAAAAAGATCAGATTCTGAAAATGGGCGCACACCAAGTGATCAATTCCAGAGATCCAAAAGAACTAGAGGGTATAGCTGGTAGTTTAAACTTTATTTTAAATACGACCAATGTGAGTTTAGATTGGAATTCCTATTTAACGGCACTAGCCCCTCAAGGAAAGTTGCACACCGTAGGTGCCGTGTTAGAACCTATGGAAATCCCTGCATTTAGTTTGATCTCAGCAGAAAAATCTGTTGGAGGAAGTCCTTTGGGAAGCATTGCATTAACTAGAAAAATGTTGGAATTCTGCGTAAGACATGACATTTACCCTACGGTTGAAGAATTCAAAATGGATGAAGTTAATGAAGCATTAGCCCATCTTGAAGAAGGCAAAGCTAGATTTAGAGTTGTACTGAAAGCATAA
- the acs gene encoding acetate--CoA ligase has protein sequence MSNYHIKHLEEYYQVYRKSIREPENFWEEIAEEHFMWRKKWDKVLSWDFSKPEVKWFEGAKLNITENCIDRHLATRGDKTAILFEPNNPSEEAEHITYYQLYKRVNQFANVLKEQGIKKGDRVCIYLPMIPELAISVLACARIGAIHSVVFAGFSAIALSTRINDSDCNMVITSDGSYRGTKTIDLKGIVDEALESCDGVHTVLVAKRTNSDITMKDGRDHWLTPLLDAASVDCKAEIMDAEDPLFILYTSGSTGKPKGMVHTTAGYMVYTAYTFKNVFQYKEDDIYWCTADIGWITGHSYIVYGPLANGSTTVMFEGVPSYPDFGRFWEIIDKHKINQFYTAPTAIRALAKEGVGLVEKHDLSSLKVLGSVGEPINEEAWHWYNDNIGKKKSPIVDTWWQTETGGIMITPIPFVTPTKPTYATLPFPGIQPALMDENGQEITGNQVDGRLCIKFPWPSMARTIWGNHQRYKDTYFSAFKNQYFTGDGALRDEVGYYRITGRVDDVIIVSGHNLGTAPIEDAVNEHPAVAESAIVGFPHDIKGNALYGYVILKETGKGRDQNNLKMEINQIITEQIGPIAKLDKIQFTSGLPKTRSGKIMRRILRKIACKETDNLGDTSTLLNPEVVQEIMDHSL, from the coding sequence ATGAGTAATTACCACATCAAACATTTAGAAGAGTATTATCAAGTATACAGAAAGTCCATTCGTGAACCCGAAAATTTTTGGGAAGAAATTGCCGAAGAGCATTTTATGTGGCGTAAAAAATGGGATAAGGTACTCAGTTGGGATTTTTCAAAACCAGAAGTCAAATGGTTTGAGGGAGCAAAACTAAATATTACCGAAAACTGTATCGACAGACATTTAGCGACACGAGGTGATAAAACGGCTATTTTATTTGAACCCAACAATCCTTCAGAAGAAGCAGAACATATTACATACTATCAATTATATAAACGGGTCAATCAGTTTGCCAATGTTTTAAAAGAGCAAGGGATTAAAAAAGGAGACCGGGTGTGTATTTATTTACCTATGATTCCAGAATTGGCTATTTCAGTATTGGCCTGTGCAAGAATCGGTGCTATCCATTCCGTGGTATTTGCTGGTTTTTCCGCGATAGCCTTATCCACACGAATTAATGATTCAGATTGTAACATGGTAATAACCAGTGATGGTTCGTATCGAGGTACAAAAACTATTGATTTAAAAGGTATCGTGGATGAAGCACTAGAAAGTTGTGATGGTGTGCATACGGTTTTGGTTGCAAAGCGAACAAACTCTGATATTACTATGAAAGATGGTCGCGACCATTGGTTAACGCCACTATTAGATGCCGCCTCAGTAGACTGTAAAGCCGAAATTATGGATGCGGAAGATCCATTGTTCATCCTGTATACATCTGGTTCAACAGGAAAACCAAAGGGAATGGTGCATACCACGGCAGGTTATATGGTTTATACGGCCTACACCTTTAAAAACGTTTTCCAATACAAAGAAGATGACATCTATTGGTGCACCGCAGATATTGGCTGGATAACGGGCCACAGTTATATTGTTTACGGCCCTTTAGCTAATGGCTCTACGACGGTAATGTTTGAAGGCGTGCCGAGTTATCCGGATTTCGGGCGCTTTTGGGAAATTATAGATAAGCATAAGATCAATCAGTTCTATACGGCACCAACCGCCATTCGTGCATTAGCAAAAGAAGGTGTTGGACTTGTTGAAAAGCACGACCTATCATCATTAAAAGTGCTTGGGTCAGTAGGCGAACCTATTAATGAAGAGGCATGGCATTGGTATAATGATAATATAGGTAAAAAGAAAAGCCCCATTGTAGATACATGGTGGCAAACCGAAACAGGTGGGATTATGATAACACCGATTCCTTTTGTCACTCCGACAAAACCAACCTATGCCACCTTGCCGTTTCCTGGTATTCAACCCGCATTAATGGATGAAAACGGGCAGGAAATTACCGGCAATCAAGTGGATGGGCGTCTGTGTATTAAATTTCCATGGCCAAGTATGGCACGTACCATTTGGGGCAATCATCAGCGTTATAAAGACACCTATTTTTCAGCTTTTAAAAACCAATATTTTACGGGTGATGGTGCATTACGTGATGAGGTTGGTTATTACAGGATTACCGGTCGCGTGGATGATGTTATTATCGTATCAGGTCATAATTTAGGAACAGCGCCTATTGAAGATGCCGTGAATGAACACCCGGCTGTTGCAGAATCTGCTATCGTAGGCTTTCCGCATGATATTAAAGGCAATGCTTTGTATGGTTATGTTATTTTGAAAGAAACAGGTAAGGGCAGAGATCAAAATAATCTTAAAATGGAAATTAATCAGATTATCACAGAACAAATCGGCCCTATTGCTAAACTGGATAAAATTCAGTTTACAAGCGGTTTGCCAAAAACACGTTCCGGCAAAATCATGCGGCGTATTTTACGTAAGATTGCTTGTAAAGAGACCGATAATTTAGGAGATACGAGCACCTTATTAAATCCTGAAGTGGTACAGGAGATTATGGATCATAGTCTATAG